One genomic segment of Candidatus Methanoperedens sp. includes these proteins:
- a CDS encoding tyrosine-type recombinase/integrase has product MPDDLPPALKKLETEMKLRGFSKQTSKMYLFYNTKFLEYIKKPPEDVTEDDIKEFLANKIADDLLSNASIALVKSTLKFFYTDMLGKNISMIRTPKASKKLPVVLSRKEIKHLLDNTQNLKHKLLIELLYSTGLRLSECINLKYSDMDMNDGIGWVRLGKGAKDRIFIVSELFRKDLMDYKEKIRADGKGYIFSVNGKKMSPRGIQHAIKVSTERAGIEKPVHVHTLRHSFATHLLENGVDIRKIQKLLGHSNLQTTQIYTQVSSEEIKKIKSPLDTL; this is encoded by the coding sequence ATGCCAGATGACCTGCCTCCAGCATTAAAAAAACTCGAGACCGAGATGAAACTGCGGGGATTCTCAAAGCAGACCTCAAAGATGTACCTTTTCTATAACACTAAATTCCTTGAGTATATAAAAAAACCTCCCGAAGATGTAACCGAAGATGACATCAAAGAATTCCTTGCAAACAAAATAGCCGATGATCTACTTTCAAATGCTTCAATAGCATTGGTCAAATCCACCCTAAAATTTTTTTACACTGATATGCTCGGAAAAAATATTTCCATGATAAGGACACCGAAGGCGTCAAAAAAATTGCCGGTGGTCCTGAGCCGCAAAGAAATAAAACATCTGCTGGATAACACGCAGAACCTGAAGCATAAGCTCTTGATTGAGCTTCTTTACTCCACAGGGCTCCGGCTTTCGGAATGTATTAACCTGAAATACTCAGACATGGACATGAACGACGGAATCGGGTGGGTGCGCCTGGGAAAAGGCGCAAAGGATAGGATATTTATTGTTTCAGAATTGTTCAGGAAGGACCTTATGGATTACAAGGAAAAAATTCGCGCCGATGGCAAGGGTTATATTTTTTCAGTTAACGGAAAGAAAATGTCCCCGCGAGGCATCCAGCATGCGATAAAAGTCTCAACGGAACGTGCCGGCATCGAGAAACCGGTGCATGTACACACCCTCCGCCATTCGTTCGCCACACATCTGCTCGAGAACGGTGTAGATATCAGGAAAATCCAGAAGTTACTGGGGCATTCCAATCTGCAGACAACTCAGATATATACCCAGGTTTCATCGGAAGAGATAAAGAAGATAAAAAGCCCGCTGGATACATTGTAG
- a CDS encoding NifU family protein → MESAETLNEILSDFRKSLQADGGDIELVNVANGIVKVRITRTSVPVTFSNFLRKYKTRKGVGCGRCQIPVSTIAAALESTLKEKMPGIIMVEVIK, encoded by the coding sequence ATGGAATCTGCAGAAACATTGAATGAGATACTGTCCGATTTCCGAAAAAGCCTTCAGGCAGACGGCGGAGATATCGAACTGGTTAATGTTGCAAATGGCATCGTAAAGGTGAGGATCACGAGGACTTCGGTGCCAGTTACATTCAGTAATTTCCTGCGGAAATATAAAACAAGGAAAGGTGTTGGATGCGGAAGATGCCAGATACCTGTAAGTACCATAGCCGCAGCACTGGAGTCAACACTGAAAGAGAAGATGCCCGGGATAATAATGGTCGAAGTGATAAAATAA
- a CDS encoding menaquinone biosynthesis decarboxylase, with protein sequence MAYKDLREFIEVLEKKGLLKRITTEVSAELEITEILDRTVKNNGPALLFENVMGYKVPVLANAFGTMAHMCLALGVNNLDEIGERIHNLLQFEAPSSLWEGIKMIPKVAEITSFPPKHVKSGPCKEVTLKEGFSLDDFPILKCWPEDGGRFITLPLVFTKNPKTGKQNVGMYRMQVYDGKTTGMHWHIHKHGARDHTDAGKEGKMDVAVAIGADPAVVYSATAPLPDNIDEMMLAGFLRKKNVELVKCETVDLYVPAHAEIVLEGYVDAKERHIEGPFGDHTGYYSLADEFPVFHITCITHRKNPIYHATVVGIPPMEDAYFGKATERIFLPLIRAQLPEIVDINLPVEAVFHNLCIVSIKKRYPGHAKKVMFALWGMGQMMFAKTIIVLDNDVNVQDMKEVLWAATTRMDPAKDVVIIDKAPTDTLDHASPLPNLGSKMGIDATRKGPDEGFNREWPDALKMDEGVKARVDSIWEELGIRFITKTT encoded by the coding sequence GTGGCTTACAAAGATTTACGTGAATTTATAGAAGTTCTTGAAAAAAAAGGTCTGTTGAAACGGATCACGACCGAGGTCAGCGCAGAGCTTGAAATAACTGAAATTCTTGACAGAACAGTAAAAAACAACGGTCCGGCACTGTTATTTGAGAATGTAATGGGCTATAAGGTCCCGGTGTTGGCCAATGCCTTCGGGACTATGGCACACATGTGTCTTGCTCTTGGTGTAAATAACCTGGACGAAATCGGGGAGAGAATCCATAACCTCCTGCAATTTGAAGCACCCTCCAGCCTGTGGGAAGGGATTAAAATGATCCCGAAGGTTGCAGAGATCACCTCATTCCCTCCGAAACATGTGAAAAGCGGACCCTGCAAGGAAGTCACACTCAAGGAAGGCTTTTCTCTCGATGATTTTCCGATATTGAAATGCTGGCCAGAGGACGGTGGCCGCTTCATCACTCTCCCTCTTGTATTCACAAAAAATCCAAAAACCGGGAAGCAGAACGTGGGGATGTACAGGATGCAGGTCTACGACGGCAAAACGACGGGCATGCACTGGCACATCCACAAACACGGCGCACGCGATCATACGGATGCAGGGAAGGAGGGAAAAATGGATGTCGCTGTTGCCATAGGTGCCGACCCGGCCGTCGTCTACTCAGCCACTGCGCCGCTCCCGGACAATATCGATGAGATGATGTTAGCTGGATTCCTCAGGAAAAAGAATGTGGAGCTTGTTAAATGCGAAACTGTCGACCTCTATGTACCCGCTCATGCCGAAATCGTACTCGAAGGATACGTAGATGCAAAAGAGCGGCACATCGAAGGGCCTTTCGGGGACCATACCGGATATTATTCGCTTGCCGACGAGTTCCCGGTGTTCCATATAACCTGCATCACCCACCGCAAGAACCCGATATACCACGCCACTGTTGTTGGGATACCCCCGATGGAAGACGCATACTTCGGCAAAGCCACGGAAAGAATATTCCTTCCACTCATTAGAGCGCAGCTTCCCGAGATCGTGGACATTAACCTTCCGGTAGAGGCAGTATTTCACAACCTCTGCATAGTCTCAATAAAAAAGCGCTACCCCGGCCATGCTAAAAAGGTCATGTTCGCCCTCTGGGGTATGGGGCAGATGATGTTCGCAAAGACGATAATCGTGCTGGATAATGACGTGAACGTGCAGGACATGAAGGAGGTACTGTGGGCAGCAACCACACGCATGGATCCGGCAAAGGATGTTGTAATAATCGACAAAGCACCCACCGATACACTTGACCATGCCTCGCCTCTTCCCAATCTTGGCTCAAA